The following proteins are co-located in the Triticum aestivum cultivar Chinese Spring chromosome 1A, IWGSC CS RefSeq v2.1, whole genome shotgun sequence genome:
- the LOC123040780 gene encoding FCS-Like Zinc finger 10 isoform X2, which yields MMLRRVVSDQAAAGDALDGAAAGRPRGPAFFAVPRLLVGLAAAKRGTPDCDSTARSPKSPLEHRTFPALGGSLLGSPRSPRSWDSQRVGLGGLVDTLAEPAADAKNRLLGFQMRPTKLQCLAKSYTSLPKDMPKDCGHAQPELREVEAAAATAGSGGMSVPCTRFYGDVKSGPEVVVSSGAQLGFSNHSVDRVKFPASGSLPVSIGGPRRYIGSVSAMEVEQSEDYTCIIAHGSNPKTTRIFGDCILEPCPVLMPDWESKEIDVDKEGTELYWLVKGSPDADAAEDSTRFCSSCKKNLNGNESSIYRGENAFCGGNCRNQAVLNEEEDENNPAVSSPSSASSTSQFDDDDIFIDEVVVLT from the exons ATGATGCTGAGGAGGGTGGTATCCGACCAGGCCGCGGCGGGGGATGCGCTCGACGGCGCCGCAGCGGGGAGGCCCCGCGGCCCGGCCTTCTTCGCCGTGCCGCGGCTGCTCGTGGGGCTCGCGGCGGCCAAGCGCGGGACGCCGGACTGCGACTCCACCGCGCGGAGCCCCAAGTCGCCGCTCGAACACAGGACCTTCCCCGCGCTCGGCGGTTCGCTGCTCGGGTCGCCAAGGTCACCCAGGAGCTGGGACTCTCAGCGCGTCGGTCTGGGCGGCCTCGTCGACACCCTCGCCGAGCCCGCCGCCGACGCCAAGAACCGCCTGCTCGGGTTCCAGATGCGCCCGACGAAGCTGCAATGCCTCGCCAAATCCTACACCTCCCTGCCCAAAGACATGCCGAAAGACTGCGGGCATGCGCAGCCGGAGCTCCGGGAGGTGGAggctgccgcggccaccgccggcTCCGGGGGCATGTCGGTTCCGTGCACTAGGTTCTACGGGGATGTGAAGTCTGGTCCAGAGGTCGTCGTGTCCAGTGGTGCTCAGCTCGGCTTTAGTAACCACTCCGTCGACCGTGTCAAGTTCCCTGCTTCCGGGTCGCTGCCGGTGTCGATTGGCGGACCACGCCGGTACATCGGGTCCGTGTCGGCAATGGAGGTCGAGCAGTCCGAGGACTACACCTGCATCATAGCTCACGGCTCCAATCCGAAGACCACCCGCATTTTTGGGGATTGCATCTTGGAGCCCTGCCCTGTTCTCATGCCTGACTGGGAGAGCAAGGAGATCGATGTGGACAAGGAAGGAACTGAGTTGTACTGGCTGGTCAAGGGctcccccgacgccgacgccgccgagGACTCCACGCGCTTCTGCTCGTCTTGCAAGAAGAACCTGAATGGCAACGAATCTTCCATTTACCG CGGTGAGAATGCATTTTGTGGTGGCAACTGCAGAAACCAAGCAGTCCTGAATGAAGAGGAAGATGAGAACAATCCTGCAGTCTCCTCTCCCAGCTCAGCTAGTTCGACTTCGCAGTTTGACGACGATGACATCTTCATCGATGAGGTGGTCGTGCTGACATGA
- the LOC123040780 gene encoding FCS-Like Zinc finger 10 isoform X1, which yields MRDCFLVSAAPIPCSLSLSDLSVSFSERRGGEGGRMMLRRVVSDQAAAGDALDGAAAGRPRGPAFFAVPRLLVGLAAAKRGTPDCDSTARSPKSPLEHRTFPALGGSLLGSPRSPRSWDSQRVGLGGLVDTLAEPAADAKNRLLGFQMRPTKLQCLAKSYTSLPKDMPKDCGHAQPELREVEAAAATAGSGGMSVPCTRFYGDVKSGPEVVVSSGAQLGFSNHSVDRVKFPASGSLPVSIGGPRRYIGSVSAMEVEQSEDYTCIIAHGSNPKTTRIFGDCILEPCPVLMPDWESKEIDVDKEGTELYWLVKGSPDADAAEDSTRFCSSCKKNLNGNESSIYRGENAFCGGNCRNQAVLNEEEDENNPAVSSPSSASSTSQFDDDDIFIDEVVVLT from the exons ATGCGTGATTGCTTTTTAGTCTCGGCCGCGCCGATCCCTTGCAGTCTGAGCCTTTCTGATCTCTCGGTTTCGTTTTCAGAGCGCCGGGGCGGAGAGGGAGGGAGGATGATGCTGAGGAGGGTGGTATCCGACCAGGCCGCGGCGGGGGATGCGCTCGACGGCGCCGCAGCGGGGAGGCCCCGCGGCCCGGCCTTCTTCGCCGTGCCGCGGCTGCTCGTGGGGCTCGCGGCGGCCAAGCGCGGGACGCCGGACTGCGACTCCACCGCGCGGAGCCCCAAGTCGCCGCTCGAACACAGGACCTTCCCCGCGCTCGGCGGTTCGCTGCTCGGGTCGCCAAGGTCACCCAGGAGCTGGGACTCTCAGCGCGTCGGTCTGGGCGGCCTCGTCGACACCCTCGCCGAGCCCGCCGCCGACGCCAAGAACCGCCTGCTCGGGTTCCAGATGCGCCCGACGAAGCTGCAATGCCTCGCCAAATCCTACACCTCCCTGCCCAAAGACATGCCGAAAGACTGCGGGCATGCGCAGCCGGAGCTCCGGGAGGTGGAggctgccgcggccaccgccggcTCCGGGGGCATGTCGGTTCCGTGCACTAGGTTCTACGGGGATGTGAAGTCTGGTCCAGAGGTCGTCGTGTCCAGTGGTGCTCAGCTCGGCTTTAGTAACCACTCCGTCGACCGTGTCAAGTTCCCTGCTTCCGGGTCGCTGCCGGTGTCGATTGGCGGACCACGCCGGTACATCGGGTCCGTGTCGGCAATGGAGGTCGAGCAGTCCGAGGACTACACCTGCATCATAGCTCACGGCTCCAATCCGAAGACCACCCGCATTTTTGGGGATTGCATCTTGGAGCCCTGCCCTGTTCTCATGCCTGACTGGGAGAGCAAGGAGATCGATGTGGACAAGGAAGGAACTGAGTTGTACTGGCTGGTCAAGGGctcccccgacgccgacgccgccgagGACTCCACGCGCTTCTGCTCGTCTTGCAAGAAGAACCTGAATGGCAACGAATCTTCCATTTACCG CGGTGAGAATGCATTTTGTGGTGGCAACTGCAGAAACCAAGCAGTCCTGAATGAAGAGGAAGATGAGAACAATCCTGCAGTCTCCTCTCCCAGCTCAGCTAGTTCGACTTCGCAGTTTGACGACGATGACATCTTCATCGATGAGGTGGTCGTGCTGACATGA